One region of Pseudoalteromonas galatheae genomic DNA includes:
- a CDS encoding GTP cyclohydrolase II → MAEVRARVGLKVGQHSNIPAEIVSFSGLKDGQEHVALVFNGADSQQQIPLIRMHSECLTGDVFHSSRCDCGEQLNECIETMHKQGGILLYLRQEGRGIGLYNKIDAYVLQSQGMNTYEANNHLGFEDDLRDFSDAVLMLQALGLNHVKLMTNNPRKLKALRNAGIIVDEVVGTQAHVKAGVSGNEQYLKTKIQHGAHMLDIKKISKAD, encoded by the coding sequence GTGGCAGAAGTAAGAGCGAGAGTCGGGCTGAAAGTAGGGCAGCACAGTAACATCCCTGCAGAAATAGTTTCATTTTCTGGGCTAAAAGATGGTCAAGAACACGTTGCGCTAGTATTTAATGGCGCAGACAGTCAGCAGCAAATTCCCCTAATCCGTATGCACTCTGAGTGCTTGACTGGCGATGTCTTTCATTCTTCTCGTTGTGATTGTGGCGAACAATTAAATGAGTGCATCGAGACGATGCATAAACAGGGCGGCATATTACTATACTTGCGCCAAGAAGGTCGTGGCATTGGTTTATACAATAAAATCGATGCTTATGTATTGCAATCACAAGGGATGAACACCTACGAGGCAAACAACCACCTCGGCTTTGAAGATGACTTAAGAGATTTCTCTGATGCCGTGTTGATGCTTCAGGCGCTCGGATTAAACCACGTTAAGTTAATGACGAATAATCCTAGAAAGCTAAAGGCGTTGAGAAATGCAGGTATTATCGTCGATGAAGTGGTCGGCACTCAGGCGCATGTTAAAGCAGGGGTTTCTGGTAATGAACAATATCTAAAAACTAAGATTCAACATGGTGCCCACATGCTCGATATCAAAAAGATATCAAAAGCTGATTAG
- a CDS encoding DUF3413 domain-containing protein, translating to MLLRHRLHQFGWLVLINSLFSILITINVVNTNPVDYHGLTLFYASISTWSHMALLTALVSIVAMPIILLRSNKVRFFCFALFYALFFVALIVNSLCFELYKFHINGVIVDMLLAGQVIEFSPIAWAQAIVIFIVIFVFQFYLATWLSKPRTVMKLRLGRKFTSVTVIALLASNTMHAWASATVYQPITGFSKYLPFFKPATANSFMRKYGLVDEEALAQQKSMSLTQGQFNYPLQPIEVEPVEKPLDIVFVVLDSWRYDAFTAQVTPNIWRFSQQGVVFNQHFSTGNSTRTGISGLFYGLPGTAWQDIYNNRVTPLLMDRMRDLGYQFGIFSSAQLVRPEFNETVFARIEGLKTHTKGDDVLARDKQVTKNWSSWYTKRDPNKPSFSFIFYDAIHGYAVPEGYHAGFEPMHGPINHMLLDNNYDREPILNRYLTSTHFVDSLAASVLEQLDIENTLVIITSDHGEELNDNKLNYWGHNSNFTEPQIKVPFVVVGPKSEKWQHWQASDVVTSHLDVVPTLMNEYLGVKSTPKGYSAGYNLTGPVKQRNWLLLSSYNKYAVVSKQQIIEVSPMGTYELLDPANKPSEQEPNFEYIQEAMQQISHFQ from the coding sequence GTGCTATTACGTCATCGTTTACACCAGTTTGGCTGGTTGGTTCTTATCAATTCTCTTTTCTCAATCTTAATTACCATAAATGTCGTAAATACAAACCCTGTCGATTATCACGGATTGACGCTATTCTATGCTTCTATATCGACATGGAGCCACATGGCTTTGCTTACGGCTTTAGTGAGTATTGTGGCTATGCCGATAATATTGTTACGGTCAAATAAAGTAAGGTTTTTTTGCTTTGCTTTATTCTATGCATTGTTTTTTGTAGCGCTTATTGTGAATAGCTTGTGCTTTGAGCTTTACAAATTTCATATTAATGGTGTTATTGTTGATATGTTGCTTGCCGGGCAAGTTATAGAATTTTCTCCAATAGCGTGGGCTCAAGCGATCGTTATTTTTATTGTGATATTTGTTTTCCAGTTTTATCTTGCAACGTGGCTGAGTAAACCCCGAACTGTTATGAAGTTGCGGCTTGGTCGAAAGTTTACCAGTGTGACCGTTATAGCGCTGTTGGCGAGTAACACAATGCATGCTTGGGCTAGTGCGACGGTATATCAACCGATTACGGGGTTCAGTAAATACTTACCATTTTTTAAACCAGCTACAGCAAACTCCTTCATGCGTAAATACGGTCTTGTTGACGAGGAGGCACTGGCACAGCAAAAGTCTATGTCTTTAACACAAGGACAATTTAACTATCCGTTACAACCTATTGAAGTAGAGCCAGTTGAAAAGCCTCTCGATATTGTTTTTGTGGTACTAGATTCTTGGCGTTATGATGCTTTCACGGCACAAGTTACTCCGAATATTTGGCGGTTCTCACAACAGGGAGTGGTCTTCAATCAACATTTCTCCACAGGTAATTCTACACGAACGGGGATCTCTGGACTGTTTTATGGTTTGCCTGGCACTGCTTGGCAGGATATTTACAATAATCGAGTTACGCCATTATTGATGGATAGAATGCGCGATTTGGGTTATCAATTTGGGATATTTTCGTCTGCACAACTGGTTCGCCCAGAGTTTAATGAAACCGTGTTTGCTCGCATTGAGGGACTAAAAACGCATACAAAAGGCGATGACGTATTAGCGCGAGATAAGCAGGTCACAAAAAACTGGTCTTCTTGGTACACAAAGCGAGATCCAAATAAGCCTTCATTTAGCTTTATTTTCTATGACGCAATCCATGGCTATGCAGTTCCTGAGGGTTACCATGCTGGGTTTGAGCCAATGCACGGCCCCATTAATCATATGTTGTTGGACAACAATTATGATAGAGAACCAATTTTAAATCGTTATCTGACCAGTACACACTTTGTAGACAGTCTCGCTGCATCGGTATTAGAGCAACTCGATATAGAAAATACACTTGTGATCATTACTTCTGATCACGGTGAAGAGCTTAATGACAACAAGCTTAATTACTGGGGACACAATAGTAATTTTACGGAACCACAGATAAAAGTGCCATTTGTTGTGGTTGGGCCAAAAAGCGAAAAGTGGCAGCATTGGCAAGCCTCAGATGTGGTGACCAGTCATTTAGACGTGGTACCGACGTTGATGAACGAGTACTTGGGGGTCAAAAGTACGCCTAAAGGTTATAGCGCGGGTTATAACTTAACTGGACCGGTTAAACAGAGAAATTGGTTACTACTTAGCAGCTATAATAAATATGCGGTTGTGAGTAAGCAGCAAATTATTGAAGTTTCACCCATGGGAACCTATGAGTTGCTCGACCCAGCGAACAAGCCATCTGAACAAGAGCCAAATTTTGAGTATATTCAAGAGGCAATGCAGCAGATAAGCCACTTTCAGTAA
- a CDS encoding DUF3087 domain-containing protein, producing the protein MKLVEINKARYRKHLNQVIIACVVALTVGSLGIAQLLIQLFPDADGSHFHWNLTGVAATCIVIGLVLKKYKAHPFMTEVSYVWDLKQSLNKITRKMSKLKQAAQQGDVDAMTAIQYSYAGSRQLWQLDDNTITMDDLAMWQAELDALASKYQVEIKAENYHEVLLQKY; encoded by the coding sequence ATGAAGTTAGTTGAGATCAATAAAGCGCGTTATCGCAAACATTTAAATCAAGTAATTATTGCCTGTGTTGTGGCTTTGACTGTTGGCAGTTTAGGTATTGCTCAGTTATTGATCCAGCTATTTCCTGACGCCGATGGCAGTCACTTTCATTGGAATTTAACTGGTGTGGCAGCGACCTGCATCGTCATTGGACTTGTGCTCAAAAAGTATAAAGCGCACCCTTTTATGACCGAAGTCAGTTATGTGTGGGACTTAAAGCAGTCACTGAACAAAATTACCCGTAAAATGTCGAAGTTAAAGCAGGCTGCACAGCAAGGTGATGTGGACGCGATGACGGCAATACAGTATAGCTATGCTGGGTCTCGTCAACTGTGGCAACTGGATGACAACACCATAACAATGGATGATTTAGCGATGTGGCAAGCGGAGCTAGATGCGCTTGCGTCCAAGTATCAGGTTGAAATAAAAGCAGAAAATTACCACGAAGTGCTTTTACAAAAATACTAA
- a CDS encoding type 2 periplasmic-binding domain-containing protein, whose amino-acid sequence MGRLLSIVFVLISYPFSATADIAVIVNKDNPVDSISQRQLIDMYMGKYVAFPNGDMAVTYDYEKSHPLRGPFFLALTGRNESQINAYWSRIKFSGKVSPPQSFSSPSAILENVRNIPNAIGYVPADFVTGDVKVIYQIND is encoded by the coding sequence ATGGGTAGGTTACTTTCTATTGTTTTCGTCCTAATTTCTTATCCATTCTCGGCAACTGCTGATATTGCGGTCATTGTTAACAAAGACAACCCTGTTGACTCTATATCTCAGCGTCAGCTCATCGACATGTACATGGGAAAATACGTTGCCTTTCCCAACGGCGATATGGCTGTGACCTATGACTACGAAAAATCTCACCCTTTAAGAGGCCCTTTTTTTCTGGCACTGACAGGACGCAATGAGAGCCAAATCAACGCCTATTGGTCGAGAATAAAGTTCAGCGGTAAAGTTTCTCCCCCACAGTCATTTTCCTCACCGTCGGCTATACTTGAAAATGTTAGAAATATTCCAAATGCAATCGGCTATGTTCCAGCAGACTTTGTAACAGGTGATGTGAAGGTAATCTATCAAATCAATGACTAA
- a CDS encoding BPSS1780 family membrane protein: MSTPIRTFKASMGVQWLKAGWAIFKTQPMTFMLMYIFMAVVSLLPLFAPIFHIIAALSGPFLSAGFYLAVINKQIDKPIKLADIFEPFAAKGRRLNLFRVGIYQMAGALLLTMVAGVLFSDVATALESVGPNTDPNELIGLIASNISFAEVAVFVIAQSVIMMAFAFVVPQVFFQGEKRIFHAMKCSLAAFYHNMAALSIYGLVVAALIVASIPLSMIPAIIIMPVAMIGFFVSFQAMFMPIVVEKKENDENADISQSDSGRFDA; encoded by the coding sequence ATGTCGACACCAATTAGAACATTCAAAGCAAGCATGGGCGTGCAGTGGCTAAAAGCCGGGTGGGCAATTTTCAAAACCCAGCCTATGACTTTCATGCTGATGTATATTTTCATGGCAGTAGTAAGTTTATTGCCTCTGTTCGCACCTATTTTTCATATTATCGCTGCATTGTCTGGTCCTTTCTTAAGCGCTGGTTTCTATCTTGCTGTCATCAATAAACAGATCGATAAACCCATAAAATTGGCTGATATCTTTGAGCCTTTTGCAGCAAAAGGGCGGCGATTAAATTTGTTCCGCGTTGGTATATATCAAATGGCAGGTGCACTGTTGCTGACTATGGTTGCCGGTGTGCTATTCAGTGATGTAGCGACTGCGCTCGAGAGTGTTGGCCCAAACACGGATCCGAATGAACTTATCGGACTCATCGCGAGCAATATTAGTTTTGCCGAAGTTGCAGTATTTGTGATTGCACAATCGGTCATTATGATGGCCTTTGCTTTTGTCGTGCCGCAGGTCTTTTTCCAGGGTGAGAAACGTATTTTTCACGCGATGAAGTGCTCGCTTGCCGCTTTTTATCATAATATGGCTGCGCTGAGTATTTACGGCTTAGTCGTCGCCGCACTTATCGTCGCGTCTATACCGCTGTCTATGATCCCTGCAATTATAATCATGCCGGTCGCGATGATAGGTTTTTTTGTTTCTTTTCAGGCGATGTTTATGCCAATCGTCGTTGAAAAGAAAGAAAATGATGAGAACGCTGACATCTCTCAGTCTGACTCAGGACGCTTTGACGCCTGA
- a CDS encoding sensor domain-containing diguanylate cyclase: MTKYGLIVRLALVLVVSTFIFSMLYAKLYHDHIFDRELRRSTTIIGQIGQTVSSSSSIATYLNDKDLAVEVINGLVSNDVISSAAIKSEAKWLAQSVGFKPQDATIIKLNHPFLLSEVVGEIYIQPNSVFIEQNAREIARSSVQTLLVVIIPILIIFTVVTHFIVTKPLSNLSSQIATVIPGTPLNLVVPRGHRSSEIGDIASNANQLIAKTASMFEQERQLRADIEVLEKRFRLMFERSSSPTLLVKDKGEVILANDAACDLLARMAIDLDEYFPESFGRYCTTPDILYTFTEHTLELNQPTQSEFEFINPLTEQPVWLSIIMLRVESGGHFYLQILLSDITLRKTVFHELNRKASRDKLTGLYNRHGTEIKINEWLDNEAPFSLFIIDLDEFKPINDIYGHNAGDAMLKHIALQISAQVREQDVVCRWGGDEFLIALHCAKNEKLQRIAESLLAAINTEMIWQTPEGKSQPLRVGASIGIATYPRDAVELSQLIECADVAMYTVKKDKKNAFQFYSLSA; this comes from the coding sequence ATGACTAAGTATGGGTTGATCGTGCGACTGGCACTCGTGCTTGTTGTCTCGACTTTTATTTTTTCGATGCTTTACGCTAAGTTATATCACGACCATATTTTTGACCGTGAGCTTCGGCGCTCTACTACTATTATCGGGCAAATTGGCCAAACTGTTTCATCCTCCTCTTCTATTGCGACTTATCTCAATGATAAAGATCTTGCTGTAGAAGTTATTAATGGCCTAGTCAGTAATGACGTTATTTCTTCGGCTGCAATTAAGAGTGAAGCAAAATGGCTTGCTCAGAGTGTAGGGTTTAAGCCACAAGATGCCACTATTATTAAACTTAATCATCCATTTTTATTGAGCGAAGTTGTTGGTGAGATCTATATACAACCAAACTCCGTTTTTATCGAACAAAATGCTAGAGAAATCGCACGTTCAAGCGTTCAAACCTTACTGGTCGTAATCATCCCTATCTTGATCATCTTCACTGTTGTAACACATTTCATAGTGACAAAACCCCTAAGCAACTTGAGCAGTCAGATAGCGACAGTTATTCCTGGAACACCTTTGAATTTAGTCGTGCCAAGAGGACACAGATCGAGTGAAATCGGCGACATTGCGAGTAATGCCAATCAACTTATTGCCAAAACCGCTTCTATGTTTGAGCAAGAACGGCAACTAAGAGCTGATATTGAAGTGCTAGAGAAGCGCTTTCGGCTCATGTTTGAAAGATCTTCCTCTCCCACTTTATTGGTAAAAGATAAAGGCGAAGTCATCTTAGCTAACGATGCTGCCTGTGATTTACTGGCTCGCATGGCTATTGACCTTGATGAATATTTCCCAGAAAGCTTTGGTCGGTACTGCACGACTCCAGATATTCTTTATACTTTCACTGAGCATACACTGGAGTTAAACCAACCAACCCAGTCAGAGTTTGAATTCATTAATCCGTTAACCGAACAACCTGTATGGTTGAGCATTATCATGTTGAGAGTCGAAAGCGGTGGGCATTTCTACTTACAAATCTTATTGTCAGACATCACCCTACGAAAAACTGTGTTTCATGAGCTCAATAGAAAAGCAAGTCGCGATAAACTTACTGGCCTTTATAATCGTCATGGTACTGAAATAAAAATCAACGAGTGGTTAGATAACGAAGCTCCCTTTAGCCTCTTTATTATTGATTTGGATGAATTTAAGCCAATCAATGACATTTATGGCCACAACGCTGGTGACGCGATGCTAAAACATATCGCTTTACAGATTAGCGCTCAGGTTAGAGAACAAGATGTGGTTTGCCGCTGGGGGGGAGATGAATTCTTGATTGCCTTGCACTGCGCCAAAAATGAAAAATTGCAGCGTATCGCTGAAAGTCTGCTAGCGGCGATAAACACTGAAATGATTTGGCAAACGCCCGAAGGGAAATCACAACCACTACGAGTTGGTGCGAGCATAGGTATCGCAACTTACCCAAGGGACGCGGTTGAATTAAGTCAATTAATTGAATGTGCTGATGTCGCTATGTATACGGTCAAAAAAGACAAGAAAAATGCCTTTCAATTCTACTCGTTAAGCGCTTAG
- a CDS encoding RNA polymerase sigma factor, whose protein sequence is MLSSLKMWRIRATSNIEDPLYEYATTGKVKYLEQVIERYQSDLFHFLRTQTQTASAEDICQKTWLKVIEKKSSYRQQGHPKAYLFQIARNLLIDSIRASDKLSELTNSKVGTISTDALTKTSEQSWLYQQIAALPLLQKEALSLQLEGFSLAEIAQIVGATQETVKTRIRYAKETIKSQVSEEHE, encoded by the coding sequence ATGCTGAGTAGCCTGAAAATGTGGCGCATTCGCGCCACCAGCAATATAGAAGATCCGCTCTATGAGTATGCTACGACGGGTAAAGTGAAGTACCTAGAGCAAGTCATTGAGCGCTATCAAAGTGATTTATTTCACTTTCTAAGAACACAAACACAGACAGCATCGGCAGAAGATATATGCCAGAAAACATGGCTTAAAGTCATCGAAAAGAAGAGCTCTTATCGACAACAGGGTCACCCCAAAGCTTACCTGTTTCAAATTGCACGTAACTTGTTAATCGACTCTATTAGAGCATCAGATAAACTCTCGGAGCTTACTAACAGTAAAGTAGGCACCATTAGCACCGATGCACTCACTAAGACCTCTGAACAGTCGTGGCTATACCAGCAAATAGCTGCGCTTCCTTTATTACAAAAAGAAGCGCTAAGCCTACAGTTAGAAGGGTTCAGCTTAGCTGAGATAGCCCAAATTGTCGGGGCCACACAAGAAACTGTGAAAACTCGAATTAGATACGCAAAAGAGACTATTAAGTCTCAGGTGAGTGAAGAGCATGAGTAA
- a CDS encoding energy transducer TonB — MTTLTTFKQPNSTILKLAFSFAGAIVITFATFSFMQNLVSQELTRPIVDIEVFDLTIATDKEDSPVAEKSTRPEPPKPMVAPVRPVENIVDTGNNLQISNEAPDINLGKFTNTMTLKLNTDGQATPLVRSNPNYPPAAAREGVEGWVEMEFTISPQGEVFDVRVTNAEPKRVFNQAAIRALRKWKYRPLIVDGKPQSQYAQRVVLEFTLQQ; from the coding sequence ATGACAACATTAACGACATTTAAACAACCGAATTCAACGATTCTAAAACTTGCGTTTTCATTTGCTGGCGCAATTGTGATTACTTTTGCTACTTTCAGTTTTATGCAAAATTTAGTTTCTCAAGAGTTAACGCGTCCAATTGTAGATATAGAGGTATTTGACCTTACGATAGCAACAGACAAAGAGGACTCTCCTGTAGCGGAGAAAAGCACAAGACCTGAACCACCCAAGCCCATGGTTGCGCCTGTTAGACCAGTTGAAAATATTGTTGATACAGGAAATAACCTACAAATTAGTAATGAAGCACCTGATATCAATTTAGGTAAATTCACTAATACTATGACACTAAAACTTAACACTGATGGGCAAGCGACTCCACTTGTTAGAAGCAACCCTAACTACCCACCAGCAGCCGCAAGAGAAGGAGTGGAAGGCTGGGTTGAAATGGAGTTTACCATTTCTCCACAAGGTGAAGTATTTGATGTTAGAGTAACAAATGCAGAACCCAAAAGAGTATTTAACCAGGCCGCTATAAGAGCACTGAGAAAATGGAAATACAGACCGCTCATCGTTGACGGAAAGCCACAATCACAATACGCTCAACGTGTTGTGTTAGAATTTACATTACAACAATAA
- a CDS encoding regulatory protein RecX, whose product MDEQEIKKLKNYAVWLLSRQEYSESGLTQKLLQKGATAAVAEQLVSWLKSLDYVNDDRYAESFLNRQIAKGLGEKRVLMDAGQKGVSREVLHTLIAEREIDWYMQAAKTYEKKYGICAQPIEYKEKTKRVRYMSYRGFSFDEIDFAIEAAMTAAEQEEIKGE is encoded by the coding sequence ATGGACGAACAAGAAATTAAAAAGCTAAAAAACTATGCGGTTTGGTTATTGTCGAGACAAGAGTACTCTGAGTCAGGATTGACGCAAAAACTACTGCAGAAAGGGGCTACAGCGGCAGTCGCAGAGCAATTGGTGTCTTGGCTAAAATCGCTCGATTACGTTAATGACGACCGCTATGCAGAGAGCTTTCTAAACCGCCAGATTGCAAAAGGACTTGGAGAAAAGCGTGTATTAATGGATGCAGGGCAAAAGGGGGTGAGCCGAGAGGTTCTGCATACACTAATTGCTGAGCGCGAAATTGATTGGTACATGCAAGCCGCAAAAACCTATGAAAAAAAGTACGGTATTTGCGCACAACCGATAGAATATAAAGAAAAAACTAAGCGCGTGCGTTACATGAGTTATCGTGGCTTTAGTTTTGATGAAATAGATTTTGCAATTGAAGCTGCAATGACAGCAGCAGAGCAAGAAGAAATAAAGGGTGAATGA
- the alaS gene encoding alanine--tRNA ligase has translation MQHMTTAQIRQSFLDFFAKQQHQVVPSSSLIPGNDATLLFTNAGMVQFKDAFLGAEKRPYTRATSSQRCVRAGGKHNDLENVGYTARHHTFFEMLGNFSFGDYFKTDAIKFAWGFLTDVIKLPKEKLLVTIYHEDDEAFDIWSKQVGVPEDRIIRIATADNFWSMGDTGPCGPCSEIFYDHGEHIWGGPPGSPEEDGDRFIEIWNLVFMQYNRHADGTMEPLPMQSVDTGMGLERISAIMQGVHSNYEIDLFQALIKAAAKVTDAQDLEDKSLRVVADHIRSCAFLIADGVMPSNEGRGYVLRRIIRRAVRHGNKLGAKGAFFYKLVAALAEQMGEAYPELVKQQAIIEKVLRIEEDQFGKTLDRGLTILEDSLAGIEGDVIPGDLVFKLYDTYGFPADLTADVARERFMTIDERGFQACMEEQRKKAQAAGKFGADYNERLKSDKNTDFKGYDAEHYTGTVVEIFKEGQHTNTLEDGEQGVVILDRTPFYAESGGQVGDTGVLKVANGEFVVTDTQKLGNAFAHHGHVVGRIGVNDKADARIDAERRERVKKNHTATHLVHKALRDLLGDHVTQKGSLVLPDRLRFDFSHFEGVTKAQLQQVEDAVNAEIRRNFALQTELMDIDAAKDKGAMALFGEKYDDEVRVVSIGEYSIELCGGTHVKRAGDIGLFKIVSEGGIAAGVRRIEAVTGADAIAYVNEQEQVLSEIAALVKGDTSSVLEKVSALLEKSKGLEKQVAQLNDKLASAAGATLLDSVTEVNGIKLLVANVAGTESKALRGMVDDLKNKIGSGVIALGVANGDKVSLIAGVTKDLVGQVKAGELVNHMASQVGGKGGGRPDMAQAGGSQPENLDAALNSVPTWLNEVTQ, from the coding sequence ATGCAGCATATGACTACCGCACAAATCAGGCAAAGCTTTTTAGATTTCTTTGCTAAACAACAGCACCAAGTGGTGCCTTCAAGCTCGTTAATTCCGGGTAATGATGCCACCTTACTGTTCACCAATGCTGGAATGGTGCAGTTTAAAGATGCTTTCTTGGGAGCGGAAAAGCGCCCTTATACGCGAGCAACTAGTTCACAGCGCTGTGTTCGTGCGGGTGGTAAACATAATGACCTTGAAAACGTAGGTTATACCGCAAGACACCACACTTTCTTCGAAATGCTAGGTAACTTTAGCTTTGGTGATTATTTTAAAACCGACGCAATTAAGTTTGCTTGGGGTTTCCTCACGGATGTAATTAAGCTGCCAAAAGAAAAGCTATTGGTCACCATTTATCATGAAGATGATGAAGCATTTGATATCTGGTCAAAACAAGTTGGTGTTCCAGAAGACAGGATCATCCGTATTGCGACGGCGGATAACTTTTGGTCAATGGGCGACACGGGTCCTTGCGGTCCTTGCTCTGAAATCTTTTATGACCACGGTGAGCACATTTGGGGTGGACCTCCGGGCTCACCAGAAGAGGACGGTGATCGCTTCATTGAGATCTGGAACTTAGTATTCATGCAGTACAACCGTCATGCCGACGGCACCATGGAACCGCTGCCAATGCAGTCGGTCGATACCGGAATGGGCCTTGAGCGTATCTCTGCAATTATGCAGGGTGTGCACTCAAACTATGAGATTGACTTGTTCCAAGCGCTGATAAAAGCTGCTGCAAAAGTAACAGATGCACAAGATTTAGAAGATAAATCATTACGTGTGGTTGCTGACCACATTCGTTCGTGTGCGTTCCTTATTGCTGACGGCGTTATGCCATCGAATGAAGGCCGTGGTTACGTGCTGCGCCGTATTATTCGTCGTGCAGTTCGTCACGGTAATAAACTCGGTGCAAAAGGGGCCTTCTTCTATAAACTAGTTGCCGCACTCGCTGAGCAAATGGGTGAAGCTTACCCTGAACTAGTGAAGCAACAAGCGATTATCGAAAAAGTATTACGCATTGAAGAAGATCAGTTTGGTAAAACTCTAGACCGCGGTTTGACTATCCTAGAAGATAGCCTTGCAGGTATTGAAGGCGACGTTATTCCAGGCGATCTGGTGTTCAAACTCTACGATACTTATGGTTTCCCTGCGGACTTAACTGCGGATGTGGCGCGTGAGCGTTTTATGACGATAGACGAGCGCGGCTTCCAAGCATGTATGGAAGAGCAGCGTAAAAAAGCGCAAGCGGCTGGCAAGTTCGGTGCAGATTACAACGAGCGCTTGAAGTCTGATAAAAACACTGACTTTAAAGGCTATGACGCTGAGCACTATACCGGCACTGTGGTTGAAATCTTTAAAGAGGGCCAACACACCAATACGTTAGAAGATGGTGAACAAGGTGTGGTTATCCTTGACCGCACGCCTTTCTATGCTGAGTCAGGTGGCCAAGTTGGTGATACGGGTGTACTAAAAGTAGCTAACGGCGAGTTTGTAGTTACTGACACGCAAAAGCTAGGTAATGCATTTGCACACCATGGCCATGTGGTTGGCCGTATTGGTGTTAACGATAAAGCCGATGCACGTATTGACGCAGAGCGTCGCGAGAGAGTGAAGAAAAACCATACTGCAACTCACTTGGTCCACAAAGCACTGCGCGATTTACTGGGCGATCACGTAACACAAAAAGGCTCGCTAGTATTACCAGATCGTCTTCGTTTCGACTTCTCGCATTTTGAAGGCGTCACTAAAGCACAATTGCAGCAAGTAGAAGATGCAGTGAACGCAGAAATCCGCCGCAACTTTGCTTTACAAACTGAGTTGATGGATATCGATGCTGCTAAAGACAAAGGTGCGATGGCGCTATTTGGCGAGAAGTATGACGATGAAGTTCGAGTCGTATCAATCGGAGAGTACTCAATTGAACTTTGTGGTGGTACACACGTGAAACGCGCAGGTGATATTGGCCTATTCAAAATTGTCTCAGAAGGGGGTATCGCAGCAGGTGTTCGTCGTATCGAAGCAGTAACAGGTGCTGATGCTATCGCTTATGTTAATGAGCAAGAACAGGTGCTTTCTGAAATCGCGGCTTTGGTTAAGGGTGATACCTCATCTGTGCTAGAAAAAGTATCAGCGCTGCTTGAAAAGTCAAAAGGCCTTGAAAAGCAAGTTGCTCAGCTAAACGACAAACTAGCAAGTGCAGCGGGTGCAACGCTGCTTGACTCTGTTACGGAAGTGAATGGGATAAAATTACTCGTTGCAAACGTTGCAGGAACCGAGTCTAAAGCACTGCGTGGCATGGTAGATGATCTGAAGAACAAGATTGGTTCAGGCGTTATCGCGCTGGGTGTAGCGAATGGCGATAAAGTAAGCCTAATCGCTGGCGTAACAAAAGACTTAGTAGGTCAAGTTAAAGCAGGTGAGCTAGTTAATCACATGGCTTCTCAAGTCGGTGGTAAAGGTGGCGGTCGTCCTGATATGGCACAAGCTGGTGGCTCACAACCAGAAAACCTAGACGCAGCACTAAACAGTGTTCCAACTTGGTTAAATGAAGTAACGCAGTAA